ACATTACTGGACAtcatgaagaaaaaggaaaatgtgaCCCAGACCTAATTCAATTAAAACCTGACAACTACAACTATGATCCAATGATGGCATCAAGAAAGATGATAATAATGACCTCCTGAATGCTTTGATACTGTCCTACAATGTGAAAAACGATAAATACTAACATTCTGAATTACATCTTAGCCCTATAAAAGCAATAAAGAGTAAGAATAAGAATACACACGAGAGGTAGTccataaagaaaaattgaaggacCATCTTGACATTGATTCAGAATAACCAGTAAATGAAAGACCACATTTATTTCCATATCTTCATTCCCCAGTGTAATATATTTGAGTGTCTATTTGAATTCTGTAGATAAACCCCATTAACACAGATAACTATATAATGATCCTTCAGACTTGGAGACCTCAACGGCGGCACCTTAAAAAtctcttaaaacacaataaattctGCCTCTAAGCTGCAAAAACTTGGGGGTTAAATAAAACAAGTGAGAACATTTTTTATTTACATCAGTTCAGTTTACGCATATTTGACTCGTTTTAATGACTAACTTCTGTTTCCAATATGAAATCCAAGTTTAAAATAACTTGATCACTTTGCTTCAAACACGCTGTTCACACACTGTACTCCAGTTCCATTGTGTAAGTAAATTCAACTTTACTGTATCAGGAATAAAAGCTACTTAATATAAATTCAGTGAAGTTGAAACTTTCATAAACAGCATGAAAACATGGGGTTGATGGAAATTTTCCAGGATGCTACTATAAGTAGATTTTTTTCTGCAATATTAATgcactgaaataaaataattaagtatatttaaaatatagatgTGGGATTACTCCATTCTGTCCAAACCTATTAAATACCTTCCAAAAGTTTAATACAGTCCTAGAAATTCTTGGAGCTGTAAGCATTTCCTGTTCAGAAATGTGACTTCTACAAAAGCTCTCAGGAGAtttcaggaaaaaatatatataatcttCTAATTTAAAAGTTGATTGATTTGCCAAATGATGCAGCCAGGTTTGCTTCTCTAAAAGCTTCTGATAAGGTCTGcaagagaagaaattaaaaatcaaagacaaagtacTTGTGGGTCAGGAAATTTTAGTAACCATTATTTCTGTATGCGTTATAGTTACCGGATGCGCGTGACAGACTCTTGCTATATCTTCACAGGATGCTCCATATTCCAAAGCAAGAGCAGCTTCATTTACCATTTCTCCAGCACCCTTTAAAATAATAAGCCAAGAAGTAATTTTGTTTCTATGGCAAAAACAACTACATGCTAATAGAATACCAGATGGTTAAGAGAGCAGGCTTTTAAATCTTAAAATTGcctaaaatttttttgtttgctgttaCAACCTGCCTCAAGAAATGCTTAATAgatcaacaacaaccaaaagtGTGTGTGGTTAGACAAATATACATACAAGCATATATGCATATGAGTATGAATAAACGgatacatatgtgtgcacagatagaTGTACTGTAGGTATATGTACGTACGGGTGTGTGTGCATAAGTGTATATTCACATATGTAATAAACCACCCATgagacacagttacagatactacTTAGACATAACCCAACACCTTGGGAGActggttttctggatttgaaggctCTAGAccagtcttgtgggacaactcagttaaCTAGCATAATACAGTTCATGAAGTGTTACGCTCTATATCTCAAtgcagtgagtagtgtctggggtcttaaaagtttgcaagcagccatccaagatacaactactggtctctacttatctggaacaacagagaaagaaggaaaccaaaggctcaaagaagaaactagtctacacgACTAATAGTCCTCAAAACCAGAGTCCTCATCTACCgagatcagaactagatggtgcccggccaccacgATAGATGGATcctaatagaatgggagaaaaatgtggaacagaactcaaatcctTAAAACGTCCAGACTtgactggttgagactagaggactccccagGACTAcagccctgagatattctttaaactttaaaccaaaattacccccttgaggtcacctttttgttaaataacagactggctcataaaaAAAGAATATCACCCTCGAGTActgagctcctttaaaaaatcgtctatatgaggccaaatggtTAAAAATTATTCTAAGTAGAGCAGGGAAATTAAAGTACGGGAAATGGTATAACCagaacagaatgaatgagaatgatgacattgttaaaaatgtaaccaatatcactgaacagtATGTGTAGGCATTGTTAAaaggaaacctaatttgctgtgtaaactttcaccttaaacacaacaaaatatttaaaaaaaaaaaaaaacttaacagaagttaagagcttgggctctggagtcagagggGATGGATTCAAATcctaccacttactagctcaATCACTCAGTGGTTCTTTCTATGTGCTCCATTCAAGCACACAGAAGAATTTCTTTATCGCTAAAATGttgtgaaaatgaaataaagttaATGAAAATAATAAGATCACTGTTACATAACTGGGACATATACTTTAGACTGAGTGGTCAGGAAAAGCTTCTCTTCAAGGCAACATCTGAACTAAGATCTGAATAATGAGGCAGCCATGCAAAGATCTGGACACAAAGAATTCTAGGCAGAAGGAACTATAAGCACAGAGCCCTAGGATATGAATAAGCTTGTTCTAAAACTGCGAGCAGGCTTATGTGGCTTGGAATTACTAAGCAAAAGGAGGAGAGCAGAAAGAGATGAAGTCAAAAATATATGAAGAAGCAGATTCAGTGGGGCCTTGAGTGCCAACAGTCAGAACTTGAGATGCACCAATGGAGGTTTTTAAGCAGTGATATGACCTGGTGTATGTCTTAAAGGAATAATCTTAAAACTTTTACCAGTAATTAATAACCCCACAATTTAAGTACCAGgtgatttaaaattaatttaccaAACGGCAAAGCCTTCCAGAAATCCTAATGGCAATTCTCTAGTTTTACAATACTCACTGGTCCTAGAATATGTGCTCCCAATACTCTGTCCGTTGATTTCTGCCCAAGAATCTTCACCATGCCATCTGTGTCAGCGTTAGTCTTAGCTCTGCTGTTAGCAGCAAATGGGAATTTCCCAACTTTGTACTCAATAGCCTGTGAGACAGAAAATGACAACTCACATCAGCACTGGAAAAGTCCGTGCCCAGTGTGAAATCATCTATCATTTGTTCAGAAAATAAATCCCAAGGAGGCAATTCTTCATAGACTATATATAAGGAAAGACCAAATACTGACTAAATCAATCTTGGGTGCAAATGCAAACAAATGCAAATGTCTATTCATCTGGTTATATTTCAAAGCCAAATTATAAAAGTTTTGGAATTACTAATTTTTGAACTACAGGCAACTTATCCTTCTCTACACTGTTGTTGATAAATCTAAGGAGTGAATGATCCCCTTTATAATgtcaacaaaggaaaaaaaaggataatGGCTTCAGTGTCAATTTTGCTGTATGTACTTTCAAccacaaaattattttaaaaatatatataaaaactaaacTATAATGTTCTACAGTTATTAAAATACATTGATGCAATAATAAAAATGCTTTTGCTCAACCACCAATGTCATTAGCTTAATTTACAGATCAGCATAAAATCGCCCAAGTTCAGAATTACCTCTTCTTTCAACTGCTCTTCTGATTTGCCAACCCAAGCAACTTCAGGGTGTGTGTAAATCACTGAGGGCACACAATTGTAGTCAATGTGCACAGCACCACCTGCCATTCCTTCAACACAGATAATGCCTTCATCCTCTGCTTTGTGAGCCAGCATTGGACCAGCAACCACATCACCAATAGCATAAATACTACCACAGGGATCAAAACAAACAGTGAACTTTTAAAATCTTAGATACAGTCATCTTCAGTTATACCATGGtaacaaaaaaaagtttctagttacaaaaaaaaaaaactagatcaCCAAAAATGAAGCAAATACAGCTCTTCAAAGATCTATGAATGAGTTCAATCTCTAATCTCTGGTCAACGAAAAAATTCAAttaattagtttttattttatacttgtaAGTTTACTATCCTTCCCCAAAGTCAATGCATTTTTTACATACGACAAGAGTCTATTTTCAAAAAAGTGATATTTGAAATAAATTCTAAAATTATTGCAAATGCAGATAATTATCCAACTTACTTTGGAATTTTAGTTTGGAATCGGGTATTCACTGGAATTCTACCTCTGGAATCTAGGTCAATTCCAAGCTCTTCCAGTCCTAAATTCTGAGTAAAGGGTCGTCGGCCAATGCAAACCAAGAGTACATCACAAGTGATAACTTCAGCTTTCCCACCAGAAGCAGCTTCAATACTACATAATGAACAGTGTATTACTGTTAAATACACATCTACATAAATAGTTCATTTAACTAGAAATTTAAGACCAGAGACTTCTCAAGTGTTGATATTTCTAACAAAGTTTATTATAAACATAACAAGGATTAGGCAAtgaaaaaacacacacacccactAGAGATCTACCAttaaaaccagggcttcaaaccagttcagttATAGCCAATAAAGCAAAACCGGAACAGATtctaatttttacaatttggataACCGGAATGGGAATAATTATGGGCTGAAGACCTGGAATGGAAAACTTGTAATGATgcatgagactggattattggcaggaatGAGGAGGGCAACACATATTCAAAGCAGCACGGTAGGCTGAGCAGGGCACCAGTGTTTCCAGCTGTGCAAAATTCATTCaaagggcaagagatttggttgctatgcaacatgtatgctgcccttgtttcctAATAGGGAGATTAAGTTTTTAACAGGGCTTTGACCcaaaatttttcccattctggttatggtTCCAGTTCACTCAAATTTTACAAATTCGGGTCTGTTCCAGTGTCACGACTGAACTGGTTAAGAACCAGTTTGAAACCCTGATTAAAACCTCACAAAAACAGCTTGTAAAGCACAGTAGTTAAAAACATAGGTCAGGGAGTCAGAAAGACCCACattcaagtcctggctctgcaACTCACTAGCTGAGTAACTTTAGGCAAATTATTTCACTGAATTATGTAAGTATTTAAGAAATAGAGTGCTAGGCACATACCAGGCAATCCAATTAATACTAGTCATTATTACGGATTTCTCCATATAGCTGCCTAGAAATATTTAATTAATCTTACTAAATGTTGGGAGTTTGAAAATTTCAAATGTATACACTGAAGAGATACattacaataataacaacaatggtTTAATTTTTCTACCATCAACTTAATCATGTACTTCAACGGACTAATTTGATAAGCAACATTAAGCTATGTTAAGCAGTAGCACGGTCTCGAgttaccaaaaaaatgaaatttgttaatctgattttaaaacttgtttttcttaaagaaacacacagacaagCATATATCAAAAACAAATGCAGTGTACTTACGAAACATCAATTTTTCCATCTGACTTCTTGGTAGCACCAGTAACCTTTGTAttcaatttaaatttaaatccctGTTTTTGAAGGATGCGTTGAAAGTTTTTAGATATCTCCATATCAATTCCAATTCCACCAACATGACCCAAAAACTCAACTGCTGTCACATCTGCACCAAGTCTTTGCCAAACTGAACCCTGtaaataaccataaaaaaaaattatcattaaaaacagaaataaagattTCTATAGCAAATTTTTACTAAATCATCTTCAGTAatgatattttcttattttgctaATATGTTCCTATTAGAAGCGCTGAGGTTTAAAACTAACACTGTAACAAATATATATAACTCAATATATTcactcaacatttattgagcacctactatgtcctggagccctggtggcacagtggctaagcactcagctgctaaccaagacgatGACAGTTGAAACCCACTGGCAGCCCCAaggaataaagatgtggcagtctgcttccttaaagattacagccttggaaagctctatagggcagttctactctgtcctatagggttgctatgggtcagagctGATTCAACGGGAACGATTTTTGGTTACTGTGTCCTAGGCATCATTATTTGGTGCTAGGGATACaaaagtgaacaaaacaaaaatccctgaCCTCAGGGATCTTATATTCCGATAGGGGAGACAGACAAGTAAGTACAATTCGTGTCAGAGGATAATAaagtgctatgaaaaaaaaaaaaaaacagaagtgtaGAAGAGAATTAGTGAAGGGAGAAGGGTTGCAATTTTCAACACTATGGTCAGAGAAAGTCTCACCGGGAGTGACACTTGTGCAAAGACTTGAAACGGAGTAAACTACAGGCATTCCCCGGGTTACGaacgagatccattcctaactgtCTTTAAGTCTTTAAGAGCTGAAtctgtaggtaagtcagaacatgtgcatatggttcttatttagccttactttagtgcaagaaaagcctCGAAGCCTTTTTCAATCACTTAAAAGCTGCACACGCAGCAAGCGAACgtgactgtgatgaagaatttgtcaCAAGTAGAGGCTGAGTAAGGGTTGGTTCGATCATTTCAAACTGaggacaaatttacataacaGTAAACGGCAAGCATGAGTCgtaagtcagacattcataacccagggactgcctgtatacagATAATTGGGGAAAGAATGTTCCAGGAAGAGTGGAATAGCAAGTGCAAAGTTTCTGAAGAGGAGGAAGTAGGCTCTTAGTGGTACTAATTACTTATGTTTGTAAAATATTAAACttgctttgtattttattttctcaaggaggtagaaatattaatttttttcattcaattgTAATTTTAACtgagaatatcttttttttttaattaacaatcTTCATT
This Loxodonta africana isolate mLoxAfr1 chromosome 8, mLoxAfr1.hap2, whole genome shotgun sequence DNA region includes the following protein-coding sequences:
- the DLD gene encoding dihydrolipoyl dehydrogenase, mitochondrial, with protein sequence MQSWSRVYYSVAKRGHFSRTSHGLQGVSAVPLRTYADQPIDADVTVIGSGPGGYVAAIKAAQLGFKTVCVEKNDTLGGTCLNVGCIPSKALLNNSHLYHMAHGKDFASRGIEMPEVRLNLEKMMEQKSTAVKALTGGIAHLFKQNKVVHVNGYGKITGKNQVTASKADGSTQVIDTKNILIATGSEVTPFPGITIDEDTIVSSTGALSLKKVPEKMVVIGAGVIGVELGSVWQRLGADVTAVEFLGHVGGIGIDMEISKNFQRILQKQGFKFKLNTKVTGATKKSDGKIDVSIEAASGGKAEVITCDVLLVCIGRRPFTQNLGLEELGIDLDSRGRIPVNTRFQTKIPNIYAIGDVVAGPMLAHKAEDEGIICVEGMAGGAVHIDYNCVPSVIYTHPEVAWVGKSEEQLKEEAIEYKVGKFPFAANSRAKTNADTDGMVKILGQKSTDRVLGAHILGPGAGEMVNEAALALEYGASCEDIARVCHAHPTLSEAFREANLAASFGKSINF